In Hymenobacter sublimis, a single genomic region encodes these proteins:
- a CDS encoding zinc dependent phospholipase C family protein: MKKLLLTLFVVLLCPILSPGWGFFGHRTITQISVYALPSAMRGFYYRNLPQLIRLSTAADERSSQDPLEASKHFIRMDHYGDDPFGVMPKAWDKAEAKYTADTLRKYGTLPWAVLETKAKLTEAFRQRDTTAIIALSADLGHYVADAYVPLNMTLNYNGQLSKQEGIHALWDSKLPERHIAKYKLDSESGHYSKDALKEVWQAVQDSYGFLGDTFDKEEEITRKYTPETKYIFSHKYGKTRRSYSDAFADSYHEKVGGQVAYRIKLAPTMVASMWMTAWKDAGSPDLNALLKKAPSKEEKEKLDEEMKIWKDNGLVDQQMLLALQKFKEAERPDMINAAKDMQALPPDAEASPVVNPAPVAGAPALPAGTTKVKTKSKPVASPAQKEKMKAEKPAKQKKKPADDGWGSPAGSGW, encoded by the coding sequence ATGAAAAAACTTCTACTCACTCTTTTTGTCGTGCTGTTGTGCCCCATTCTGTCCCCGGGCTGGGGCTTTTTCGGTCACCGCACCATCACGCAGATTTCGGTGTACGCGCTGCCCTCAGCCATGCGCGGCTTCTACTACCGCAACCTGCCTCAGTTGATTCGGCTGAGCACTGCCGCCGACGAGCGGAGCAGCCAGGATCCACTGGAAGCTAGCAAGCACTTCATCCGCATGGACCACTACGGCGACGACCCGTTTGGGGTCATGCCCAAGGCCTGGGACAAGGCCGAGGCCAAGTACACGGCCGATACCCTGCGCAAATACGGCACCCTGCCCTGGGCCGTGCTAGAAACCAAAGCCAAGCTAACGGAAGCCTTCCGCCAGCGCGATACTACTGCCATCATCGCCCTTTCCGCCGACCTGGGCCACTACGTAGCCGATGCCTACGTGCCCCTGAATATGACGCTTAACTACAATGGGCAGCTCTCAAAGCAGGAGGGCATTCATGCCTTGTGGGACAGCAAGCTCCCCGAACGCCACATTGCCAAGTACAAGCTCGACAGCGAATCGGGGCACTACTCCAAGGATGCGCTGAAGGAGGTGTGGCAAGCCGTACAGGATTCCTATGGCTTTCTGGGAGATACCTTCGATAAGGAGGAAGAAATTACCCGCAAGTACACGCCCGAAACCAAGTATATCTTCAGCCACAAGTACGGCAAGACCCGCCGCTCTTATTCCGATGCCTTTGCCGACTCTTACCACGAAAAAGTCGGCGGCCAGGTCGCTTACCGCATTAAGTTGGCCCCTACCATGGTGGCATCTATGTGGATGACGGCCTGGAAGGATGCTGGCAGCCCTGATCTGAACGCCCTGCTGAAGAAAGCCCCCAGCAAGGAGGAAAAGGAGAAGCTAGACGAGGAAATGAAGATCTGGAAGGACAACGGGCTGGTAGATCAGCAGATGCTGCTGGCGTTGCAGAAGTTCAAAGAAGCCGAGCGGCCCGATATGATTAACGCGGCCAAAGACATGCAGGCCCTCCCACCCGACGCGGAGGCCTCACCGGTAGTAAATCCGGCGCCGGTAGCGGGGGCCCCTGCCTTACCCGCCGGTACAACCAAAGTTAAAACCAAGAGCAAGCCGGTAGCCTCTCCCGCCCAAAAGGAGAAGATGAAAGCTGAGAAGCCAGCCAAGCAAAAGAAAAAACCAGCCGACGACGGTTGGGGCTCCCCGGCGGGCTCAGGCTGGTAA
- the xseA gene encoding exodeoxyribonuclease VII large subunit — protein MPLYNRRPEPGPSSANSPALPPAALPLSELLARVRQTLSERFADSYWVVAEIADLTLPRFDGAHCYLTLTDQHTTGRGAQLKAQARATIWSQRFQQLSAVFEEQTGLTLRTGLKVMLRVQVKFHEQFGLSLDVLALDPTYTVGDLARLRLETLRKLEAQDLLERQKRLTLPIGVQRVAVISSPTAAGWQDFVQQLQEAPYDFSLTLFPALMQGDDAPASIRAALDAIRGRRLEYDAVVIIRGGGSKTDLLAFDDYGLAAAVGAFPLPVLTGIGHERDEAVIDLTAHTALKTPTAVAAFLIERLARLEAALEGYGIRIRELAQARVQVENSRLSRLLRHAHLAAHGQLQDQRAALHQRIRQAAATPRAQLRQQEHQLTKRRHQLQRAARGAVRHHEQGLRRRGRLLARHFRRLHRRRCEQLLSQRHALELAATRLLHRAELRLAQLNTQPASGTIRLLTPKGQPFTGPLRAGQQVLLRLPDAVVPARIGGQLPLLLS, from the coding sequence ATGCCACTGTATAACCGCCGCCCCGAGCCGGGGCCTTCCTCGGCCAACTCTCCTGCCTTGCCACCCGCGGCCCTGCCCCTGAGCGAGCTGCTGGCCCGGGTGCGCCAAACCTTGAGCGAGCGGTTCGCGGATTCTTACTGGGTAGTGGCCGAAATTGCGGACCTCACGCTGCCGCGCTTCGACGGGGCCCACTGCTACCTTACCCTTACCGATCAGCACACAACTGGCCGCGGGGCCCAGCTGAAAGCCCAAGCTCGGGCCACCATCTGGAGCCAGCGCTTCCAGCAGTTGAGCGCCGTATTTGAGGAGCAAACCGGCCTAACCCTGCGCACGGGCCTAAAGGTGATGCTGCGGGTGCAGGTGAAATTTCACGAGCAGTTCGGCCTCAGCCTCGATGTGTTGGCCCTCGACCCCACGTATACGGTCGGCGACCTGGCCCGGCTGCGCTTGGAAACCCTGCGCAAGCTGGAGGCTCAAGACCTATTAGAGCGCCAGAAACGGCTAACCCTGCCCATTGGCGTGCAGCGGGTAGCCGTCATTTCGTCGCCTACCGCTGCCGGCTGGCAGGACTTTGTGCAGCAACTGCAGGAGGCTCCCTACGATTTCTCGCTAACTCTTTTCCCGGCCCTGATGCAGGGCGACGACGCTCCGGCCAGCATTAGGGCGGCGCTGGATGCCATTCGGGGGCGGCGGTTGGAATACGATGCCGTGGTTATCATCCGGGGCGGGGGCTCGAAAACCGACCTGTTGGCCTTTGATGATTACGGACTGGCCGCGGCCGTGGGAGCCTTCCCGCTCCCGGTGCTGACGGGCATTGGCCACGAGCGCGACGAAGCAGTAATTGACCTCACGGCCCACACGGCGCTGAAAACCCCCACGGCCGTAGCTGCCTTCCTAATTGAGCGCTTGGCCCGCCTGGAGGCGGCGCTGGAAGGCTACGGCATCCGCATTCGGGAGTTGGCCCAGGCCCGGGTGCAGGTAGAAAACAGCCGGCTTAGCCGCTTACTACGCCACGCTCACCTAGCGGCCCACGGCCAGTTGCAGGACCAGCGCGCGGCCCTGCACCAACGCATCCGGCAGGCGGCCGCTACCCCGCGCGCCCAGCTGCGGCAGCAGGAACACCAGCTGACCAAGCGCCGCCACCAGCTGCAACGAGCCGCCCGCGGCGCCGTGCGCCACCACGAGCAGGGGCTGCGCCGCCGCGGACGCCTTCTGGCCCGCCACTTCCGTCGCTTGCACCGGCGGCGTTGCGAGCAGCTCCTGAGCCAGCGCCACGCCCTGGAGCTAGCCGCCACCCGTTTGCTGCACCGCGCCGAGTTGCGCCTGGCGCAGCTTAACACCCAGCCAGCAAGCGGAACCATTCGCCTGCTCACGCCCAAGGGCCAGCCCTTTACCGGTCCGTTGCGCGCGGGCCAGCAGGTGCTGCTGCGCCTCCCCGATGCGGTAGTACCGGCCCGCATCGGCGGGCAGCTACCCCTGTTACTTTCTTAG
- the xseB gene encoding exodeoxyribonuclease VII small subunit, translating to MPSQNLTYRQAIEELETILRALETDAVDVDDLTARVQRSAELIRLCKQKLRSAESAIDQVFENLEEEDEDGE from the coding sequence ATGCCTTCTCAAAATCTTACGTATCGTCAAGCCATCGAGGAACTCGAAACCATTCTGCGCGCCCTGGAAACCGACGCCGTAGACGTGGACGACCTAACGGCCCGCGTGCAGCGCTCCGCCGAGCTGATTCGGCTCTGCAAACAGAAACTACGCTCCGCGGAGTCAGCCATTGATCAGGTGTTCGAGAACCTGGAGGAAGAAGACGAAGACGGGGAATAG
- a CDS encoding amidohydrolase family protein — protein MLQRLLAGLSLGGALLLAPAALAQKTYLHCGRLLDMRQDRAQTEMTVVVENGRVLAVERGYTTPATSRDKVVDLKNRTVLPGLIDCHVHLEGETSKDNYLKEFTQNPADVAFGALEHARKTLLAGFTTVRDLGGSGVNLALRNAINRGQVVGPRIFTAGKAISGTGGHMDPTNGYRLDLMGMPGPADGVANGPDQGRQAVREQYKRGADLIKIASTGGVLSVAKDGSAPQFTEEEIRAVVQTARDLGLNVACHAHGAEGMKRAIRAGVTSIEHGTLMDDETIQLMKKYGTWYVPTITAGKSVADSAAKNPNYYPPLVTPKALAIGPKLQGTFGRAYKAGVKIAFGTDASVFRHGVNAFEFRYMVEAGMPPLQALRAATVNAAELLGQTPALGTLEPGKLADVVAVEGDPVQDINAMQRVRFVMKQGVIYRQE, from the coding sequence ATGCTACAACGACTACTAGCTGGCCTGAGCCTGGGCGGCGCCTTACTGCTGGCGCCGGCGGCCCTAGCCCAAAAAACCTACCTGCACTGCGGCCGCCTCCTCGACATGCGCCAGGACCGGGCCCAAACCGAAATGACCGTGGTGGTTGAAAACGGCCGGGTACTGGCCGTGGAGCGCGGTTACACTACCCCCGCCACCAGCCGCGACAAAGTAGTGGACCTAAAAAACCGCACCGTGCTACCGGGCCTCATCGACTGCCACGTGCATTTGGAGGGCGAAACCAGCAAGGACAACTACCTCAAGGAATTCACTCAGAATCCTGCCGACGTGGCCTTTGGGGCCCTAGAGCACGCCCGCAAAACCCTGCTGGCGGGTTTCACTACCGTGCGCGACTTGGGCGGCTCGGGCGTCAATCTGGCGTTGCGTAATGCCATCAACCGGGGGCAGGTGGTGGGGCCGCGCATCTTCACGGCGGGCAAGGCCATATCGGGCACGGGCGGCCACATGGACCCAACCAACGGCTACCGCCTGGATTTGATGGGCATGCCTGGCCCCGCCGATGGGGTAGCCAACGGCCCCGACCAGGGCCGGCAGGCCGTGCGGGAACAGTACAAGCGCGGCGCCGACCTTATTAAGATTGCCAGCACCGGTGGCGTGCTCAGCGTAGCCAAAGACGGCTCGGCGCCCCAATTTACCGAGGAGGAAATTCGGGCGGTGGTGCAAACTGCGCGTGATTTGGGGCTGAACGTAGCCTGCCACGCCCACGGCGCGGAGGGCATGAAGCGGGCCATTCGGGCGGGCGTCACCAGCATTGAGCACGGCACCCTAATGGACGACGAAACCATCCAGCTCATGAAAAAGTACGGCACCTGGTACGTGCCCACTATCACGGCCGGCAAATCAGTTGCCGACTCGGCCGCTAAAAACCCGAACTACTACCCCCCACTGGTGACGCCCAAGGCGTTGGCCATCGGGCCCAAGCTCCAGGGCACATTCGGGCGGGCGTACAAAGCCGGGGTAAAAATTGCGTTTGGCACCGATGCCTCCGTGTTCCGGCACGGAGTAAATGCTTTTGAGTTTCGCTACATGGTAGAAGCGGGTATGCCTCCGCTGCAGGCCCTGCGGGCCGCCACCGTAAACGCCGCCGAGCTGCTGGGCCAAACCCCGGCCCTGGGCACCCTGGAGCCGGGCAAGCTGGCCGACGTAGTGGCCGTGGAAGGCGACCCGGTACAGGACATTAATGCCATGCAGCGCGTGCGGTTTGTAATGAAGCAAGGTGTAATATACCGTCAGGAATAG
- a CDS encoding peptidylprolyl isomerase — translation MPQFLPLRQFRSCTLLVSGLLLAACNRTQPETAAATPTPPPPVVPGPDLMSLTDSTAAELLLPYGRQYPGREVVLQTRHGNMRIRLYEDTPLHTANFLLLSRKGYFDQTVFNRVVKDFAIQGGTSDHLTMRLSRYRLPPEIRAGHFHKRGAVGMARYDDEQNPGKLSSSHDFYIVQGKKLTPYQAQSSTNRELTPAQLRTYATQGGVPSLDGEYTVFGEVVEGFDVIDKIANEPVGTDHWPHKDVDIKVKVVR, via the coding sequence ATGCCCCAGTTCCTACCCTTGCGCCAGTTCCGATCTTGCACGCTGCTTGTCTCGGGCCTGTTGCTGGCCGCCTGCAACCGCACCCAACCCGAAACAGCGGCCGCCACGCCTACCCCGCCCCCACCCGTAGTACCCGGCCCCGACCTGATGAGCCTCACCGACTCCACGGCCGCGGAACTGCTGCTTCCCTACGGCCGGCAGTATCCCGGTCGCGAAGTGGTGCTGCAAACGCGCCATGGCAACATGCGCATCCGGCTCTACGAAGATACCCCGCTGCACACGGCTAACTTTCTGCTGCTCAGCCGCAAGGGCTACTTTGATCAGACAGTATTCAACCGGGTAGTGAAAGACTTTGCCATTCAGGGTGGCACCTCCGACCACCTGACCATGCGCCTGAGCCGCTACCGCCTGCCGCCGGAAATCCGGGCGGGGCACTTCCACAAGCGCGGCGCCGTGGGCATGGCCCGCTACGATGACGAGCAAAACCCCGGCAAACTATCTTCCAGCCACGATTTTTACATTGTACAGGGCAAAAAGCTTACCCCCTACCAGGCCCAGTCCAGCACCAACCGAGAGCTTACCCCCGCCCAGCTGCGCACCTACGCTACCCAGGGCGGCGTGCCCAGCCTCGACGGCGAATACACGGTATTTGGGGAGGTAGTGGAGGGCTTCGACGTCATCGACAAAATTGCCAACGAGCCCGTTGGTACTGACCACTGGCCTCACAAGGACGTGGATATTAAGGTGAAAGTAGTACGGTAG
- a CDS encoding CinA family protein, translating to MKPSDLNSLAQKFLQYKLTLAFAESCTAGLLASEFVKAFGSSEVLLGSVVTYHPIAKQRLLGVKKETLALYTAESQQVTNEMVMGLHKHLPTADVCVAVTGLCGGGASESEDKPVGTMYFTVLHQNRAYELRQEFEGNCDKVRQLAADYIFDYLNTLLDEHAQQHAGSAVEEKMK from the coding sequence ATGAAGCCTTCCGACCTGAATTCCCTTGCGCAGAAATTTCTGCAGTATAAGCTCACCCTCGCTTTTGCGGAAAGCTGCACGGCGGGGCTGCTGGCTTCCGAGTTTGTTAAGGCCTTCGGGAGCAGCGAAGTGCTGCTGGGCTCGGTGGTTACCTACCACCCCATTGCCAAGCAGCGCCTGCTCGGGGTCAAGAAGGAGACGCTGGCCCTCTATACCGCCGAAAGCCAGCAGGTTACCAACGAAATGGTGATGGGCCTGCACAAGCACTTACCTACGGCCGACGTTTGCGTGGCCGTAACGGGTCTGTGCGGCGGCGGCGCCTCCGAGTCGGAGGACAAGCCGGTGGGTACGATGTACTTCACGGTGCTGCACCAAAACCGCGCTTACGAGCTACGCCAGGAGTTTGAGGGCAACTGTGATAAAGTGCGCCAATTAGCCGCCGACTACATCTTCGACTACCTTAACACCTTACTTGATGAACACGCCCAGCAACACGCTGGCTCCGCCGTTGAAGAGAAAATGAAGTAA
- a CDS encoding manganese catalase family protein, translating into MILRYDRLAVELPKPKNPSPNDAAAIQELLGGKYGEMSTLMNYTFQSFNFRGRNRLRPFYDLTCSIAAEEYSHIEALSYAINLLLTGQTVRGKDPVPAPLADAKDARNSYHFLTSAQSALPVDSMGNPWTGQNVHASGNLKLDLLHNFFLECGARANKMRVYEMVSDPCARAVVGYLLVRGGVHVVAYAKALEKLTGVEVSKLVPVPELSNDAFPEAKKLQDQQKLHLKLYTFSPDDYKTAGVIWDGKHPEDGQPLELIQGGFEGVPYPVLEEEPQLNSPGADDYDPQMFADIAKKMGIKL; encoded by the coding sequence ATGATCTTGCGCTATGATCGGCTGGCCGTTGAGCTACCCAAACCGAAGAATCCCTCTCCCAACGATGCCGCCGCCATTCAGGAACTGCTGGGCGGTAAGTACGGGGAGATGTCGACCCTGATGAACTACACGTTTCAGTCGTTCAATTTCCGGGGCCGGAACCGGTTGCGGCCGTTCTATGACCTGACGTGCAGCATTGCCGCCGAGGAATATAGCCACATCGAGGCCCTTTCCTACGCCATCAACCTGCTGCTAACCGGCCAAACAGTACGCGGTAAGGACCCAGTGCCGGCACCGCTAGCCGACGCCAAGGATGCGCGCAACAGCTACCATTTCCTGACCAGCGCCCAATCGGCCCTGCCCGTCGACTCCATGGGCAACCCCTGGACGGGTCAGAACGTGCACGCCAGCGGCAACCTAAAGCTGGATTTGCTGCACAACTTTTTCCTGGAATGCGGGGCCCGCGCTAACAAAATGCGGGTATACGAAATGGTGTCGGACCCCTGTGCCCGCGCCGTGGTAGGCTATCTGCTGGTGCGCGGTGGCGTACACGTAGTAGCCTATGCCAAGGCCCTGGAAAAGCTAACGGGTGTGGAAGTTAGCAAGCTGGTACCGGTACCGGAACTTAGCAACGATGCCTTCCCTGAAGCCAAGAAACTGCAGGATCAGCAAAAGCTTCACCTGAAGTTATACACCTTCAGCCCCGACGACTACAAGACAGCGGGCGTTATCTGGGACGGCAAGCACCCCGAGGATGGTCAGCCTCTAGAGCTGATTCAGGGCGGTTTTGAGGGAGTTCCCTACCCCGTGCTGGAGGAAGAGCCCCAACTCAACTCGCCCGGCGCCGACGATTACGACCCGCAAATGTTTGCTGACATTGCCAAGAAAATGGGTATCAAGCTATAA
- a CDS encoding M13 family metallopeptidase: protein MKNRNSLTLAVVAAAGLSLAGCASSKTAAPTAAATTPAPTTPAPVADPQGVGLNVANIDNTVTACDNFFQYASGNWLKNNPIPASEVRWGSFNLLADQNNAVMRQILQQAAANTSAAKGTNAQRVGDYYATAMDSAAIEQAGLKYLQPELARINAIKDLKGLQNEIVRQQLYSTGAFFSAGVGQDEKKSTEYAFQLYQGGLSLPDRDYYLKDDARSKGIRTAYQTYLTNTFKLLGDSEATAAKNAAAVMRLETRLAKASRSRVALRDPQANYNKMTVAEANKQFPNLGLHQALQAMKLGAAKTVIVGQPEFFKEESAMLKQEPLADLKTYLRWHMASSLTSALPKAFGDEAFRFSQVLTGAKRQQPRWKRMNAATDRALGEAFGQLYVDKAFTPETKQKALEMVQNIREAMGEHIRQSDWMSETTKQEALKKLNAFTVKIGYPDQWKDYSALTISRESYLKNVLAARQWASMDNLSHYGKPIDRKEWGMTPPTVNAYYNPPMNEIVFPAGIMQPPFFDPKADDAVNYGGMGAVIGHEITHGFDDQGRQYDAEGNLRDWWTKEDAAKFEQRADMVGKQYSAFSPLDSVFVNGKLTMGENLADLGGLNIAYTALQKQLKKQYPNGNAPKYDGFTPEQRFFLAWAQIWRTNARPEYLRQQVMTDPHSPAQFRTSGPLMNMPQFFEAFGCKDDAKMVRAQADRAKVW from the coding sequence ATGAAAAACCGCAATAGCCTGACGTTGGCGGTAGTAGCGGCGGCTGGCCTTTCGCTGGCGGGCTGCGCCTCTAGCAAAACCGCCGCACCCACGGCGGCCGCTACCACGCCGGCTCCCACTACCCCCGCCCCGGTGGCTGACCCTCAAGGAGTTGGCCTGAACGTGGCAAACATCGACAATACCGTTACCGCCTGCGACAATTTCTTCCAGTACGCCAGCGGTAACTGGCTCAAGAACAACCCTATTCCGGCTTCTGAAGTACGGTGGGGCTCGTTTAACCTGCTAGCCGACCAGAACAACGCCGTCATGCGTCAGATTCTGCAACAAGCGGCAGCCAACACCTCAGCTGCCAAGGGCACCAACGCCCAGCGCGTCGGTGATTACTACGCTACGGCCATGGATTCCGCGGCCATTGAGCAAGCTGGCCTGAAGTATTTGCAGCCCGAGTTGGCGCGCATCAATGCCATTAAAGACCTGAAAGGGTTGCAAAACGAAATTGTGCGGCAGCAGCTGTACAGCACCGGCGCGTTCTTTAGCGCGGGCGTAGGGCAAGACGAGAAGAAAAGCACGGAGTACGCCTTCCAGCTCTACCAAGGCGGTTTGTCCCTGCCCGACCGGGACTACTACCTCAAGGACGACGCCCGCTCCAAGGGCATCCGTACCGCCTACCAAACCTACCTCACCAATACTTTTAAGCTGCTCGGCGACTCGGAGGCAACTGCCGCCAAAAACGCCGCGGCCGTTATGCGCCTCGAAACGCGCCTGGCCAAAGCCAGCCGTAGCCGCGTGGCCCTGCGCGACCCGCAAGCCAACTACAACAAGATGACGGTGGCCGAGGCCAACAAGCAGTTCCCGAACCTGGGCCTACACCAGGCCCTGCAGGCCATGAAGCTGGGTGCCGCCAAAACGGTGATTGTTGGTCAGCCGGAGTTCTTCAAGGAGGAAAGCGCCATGCTGAAGCAGGAGCCGCTTGCCGACCTCAAAACCTACCTGCGCTGGCACATGGCATCTTCCCTGACCTCGGCGCTGCCGAAAGCGTTTGGCGACGAGGCATTCCGCTTCTCGCAGGTGCTTACTGGGGCCAAGCGCCAGCAGCCCCGCTGGAAGCGCATGAATGCCGCCACCGACCGCGCCCTGGGCGAAGCTTTTGGCCAGCTCTACGTCGATAAGGCCTTCACGCCGGAAACCAAGCAGAAGGCCCTGGAAATGGTGCAGAACATCCGCGAAGCCATGGGCGAGCATATCCGTCAGTCGGATTGGATGAGCGAAACCACCAAGCAAGAAGCCCTGAAAAAGCTGAACGCCTTCACGGTGAAAATTGGCTACCCCGACCAGTGGAAGGACTACTCAGCCCTGACCATTTCGCGCGAGTCGTACCTGAAAAACGTGCTGGCTGCTCGGCAGTGGGCATCCATGGACAACCTGTCGCACTACGGCAAGCCGATTGACCGCAAGGAATGGGGCATGACCCCGCCCACGGTGAATGCTTACTATAACCCACCGATGAACGAAATCGTGTTTCCGGCCGGCATCATGCAGCCCCCATTCTTCGACCCCAAGGCCGATGACGCGGTGAACTACGGCGGCATGGGCGCGGTTATCGGCCACGAAATCACCCACGGTTTCGACGACCAGGGCCGCCAGTACGACGCCGAAGGCAACCTGCGCGACTGGTGGACTAAGGAAGATGCCGCCAAGTTTGAGCAGCGCGCCGACATGGTCGGCAAGCAGTACTCGGCCTTCTCGCCCCTGGACTCGGTATTCGTGAACGGCAAGCTGACCATGGGCGAAAACCTGGCTGACCTCGGCGGTCTGAACATTGCCTACACGGCTCTGCAGAAGCAGCTCAAGAAGCAGTATCCCAACGGCAACGCCCCCAAGTACGACGGCTTCACGCCGGAGCAGCGCTTCTTCCTGGCCTGGGCCCAGATTTGGCGTACCAATGCCCGGCCTGAGTACCTACGCCAGCAAGTCATGACGGACCCGCACTCGCCGGCCCAATTCCGCACCAGCGGCCCCCTGATGAACATGCCCCAGTTCTTCGAGGCTTTCGGGTGCAAGGACGACGCCAAGATGGTGCGCGCCCAGGCTGACCGCGCCAAGGTCTGGTAA